agaaaaaaaaagacagacagaaccagacatcatggtgcatgtgctgctggggatttaacttgggacctcatactttacccactgccccacctcccggaccaccactacCAACTCAAGTAAAAACAGTCTAAAATCTCTCTTTgtatttaattaaatataaattatagtcccatgtttctctgtctttttgtacagttgtttgtgtttgtttacttatcagagaagtgctcagctctggcttatggtgatgggaactgaacctgagaccttcggtttctcaggtatgaaagtctttttgcataactattatgctgtctccccaaccctcccaGTTTCAATTCAGTATGGAAGGCCCACTAAATATATTTCtcttattgggggctgggtgatggtgcaactggttggtgacacacattaccataaaaaagggaaaaatggccaccaggagcagtggattcctactgtcagcaccaagccccagcaataaccctagaggcaaaaaaaatatatgtgtaaaatAGCAAAGatatggggagttgggaggtaatgcagcaggttaagcacacgtggcacaaatcacaaggactggcttaaggatccgggttccagcccccagctccctacctgcaggggagttgcttcacaggtgttgcagcaggtctgcaggtgtctatctttctcttccccctctgtcttcccctcctctttctatttctctctgtcacagccaacaatgacgacatcagtaactataacaacaatgggaaaaaaaaaacaagggcaacaagagggaaaataaaaataaatattttaaaaaattttttaaatggcaaaGATATGGAAACAGTGAAAGTGCCCACTCATGGATGACTAGACAAAGAAGATGTGGGATATATAAACCACGAGATGTTGTTCAAGTCTAAGGGAAAAAACTGAAAACAGAAGGAATTCTAAGGAATTATgtaagtgaaataactcagaaagaTCAAGATAATATTGGGTTATTTCACCTAAGAGAATGAAGTACAAAGATATAAAATTGATCatcaaagtaaaattaaaataaaccagCAGACATTGACAAAAGATTTAAGACCTCCTAAATAGCTCTTAATCGGCTTTTATATATTTACCTTACCCCTGGGATGCTAGTTTGATACTAAAATTCAGCAATTAGATGATTTTAATAGCTTCAGGGTAACTTTCTATCTGGAATCTTACCTTTTATCAATACTCTTAATATCATCTTGTTATAACCCTCCAAATGATTCTTCCATGCTGTTAGCAGAAAGTTGAAGTTACCtgtaaataaaaaggtaaaaataaataagcaaaaatataGGTTGCCACATGTATAAATGGCTTATTAAAgtctttgtcttttgttttgttttgtttattggagaaaaaaatacaaatagctTTAAGGGAACAGTTTATTGCTACTTTATTCATGTGTAGAAAATGTTCAACAGCATTACTAGCATCAAGTACTGAATGAACAATACTCTTCTGTTTCTgaatggttattatttttttaaaatcctgatGGGGGGCagaggtagcgcagccggttaagcacacatgatgcagagcacaggactggcataagaataggggttcaagccccaggtttgagcccctggctcctcaactggaggggggtcgtttcacaagcagtgaagcaggtgtctatccttctttccccttctctgtcttcccctcctctctcgattgctctgtcctatccaacaacaacaacagcaacaacaagggcaacaaaatggggaaaatggcctccaggagcagtgtattggtAGTACCAACATCAcctagcaccagcaataaccctggaggcaatatatatattatatgaattatatatatatgaataaaatatcattcaatatatatatgaattaaagGTTGCACATGCCCACACTCTGGTTCATTTTCACTTCTTTGACAACCAGAAAACATATTCAAAACACTGCAGTCAACTGTTTGCCTATGTGAATCCAAGGGAACTCCTTAGTGAGAAACCTGGGTACTCTACCccatctttaatatttattttatttatttattcccttttgttgcccttgttgttttattgttgtagttattattgttgttgtcgttgttggataggacagagagaaatggagagaggaggggaagacagagaggaggagagaaagatagacacctgcagacctgtgaagcgactcccctgcaggtggggagcccgggttcgaacagggatccttatgccggtccttgtgctttgcgccacctgcgcttaacccgctgctctacagcccgactcccccgagtCTTTTGTTTTTATAACATCTTTGTTAAATTGAATTTTCCAAGCTCATTTCTCATTATTTGTCAGTACTTGTTATGCATTGGTACCTTATTAGATATTACAAGGGTCAGAGAGATGAATGTTGATGTATCTTGCAGAAAAGACAAGTATATAAATCATGTTAAAGCAAcagagaaaatgttaaaaaaaaaaaaaaacaacataagaaAAGTTAAaagggggcagggatagatagcacaatgattatgcaaagagaatttcatgcttgaggctccaaagacccaggctccaaaccccctgccccaccataagccagagctgagcagtgttctggtgtgagggagaaaaaaaagctgCTCCATGTTGCTGGCAGGAAACATCAGGAATTGAGCCTTCATCAACTAAAATTTTAGCTATAGTCTGCAGAGCATCTCAGAACTGAGCTGTGGAAGTCTAAggaaaaactgagaaaaagaaatctcaaaaaagaaaaaaaagaacaatgagtaTTTTAGCTTCCCTTTTATATAGatttcatcaataaaaataacaggagtctgaggaaatagcataatgattatgcaaaaagttcaatccctaacaccaccataaagcaaggttcagcagtgctctgttaaaaaacaaaaaacaaagtataAAATTGGGATAGCATAGGAGCTATGCAGAAAGACGTTCATTCCTATGGCaccaaagattccaggttcaaatcccagtaccaccagaaaccaaagtttagcagtactctgggggtaggggtgggtgggaggggatggttaaaaacaaaatttttacaTCAACTGTGTTTCAAAAGACTTTTACCATCAAAACTATAATTCTCATTGAACAACTCATTGATAAACAATTGTATCTACAAGGCTATTcataataatgaaaacattaaaCAGTAAAATAATGTCTAGAAAATAATGACAAAGTATTTCAGGGGATTAGAGTTTGGAAGAGAGaagtataatattttttattaaaatttttatttttttaattaaaatgaccATTCCAAATCATTCCTAACAAAAGAAATCCTGAGATATTTCAGTAGAAATTCTATCTTATTTAAGTCATTTTTAGGATTTTTGTGTCTTTAAATAGATACAAAACTTAGTTGCAAAAATAACATATTACCTACTGGTTTCAGTGTAAGTGGTTTCCGACAGAAATGAAAGCAGATAGCAACAATAATtatctcccatttttttcttaagcCAAAAATAACTGTTCTTTCATTTTTGTACCTCATAATAGTTCAAGGAGTTTCAGTGATTATATTAAATCTTCTATATTAAATCAAAGAGTACATTTTACCATTACTATTCTCAAATTACTTTGACATTACTTTCAAATCATTGTTACTAACTTCTTTAACAGTTAAAAATTATGTATAAACTCCTGAGATGAGCATTGTGGTAGTTATAGTTGTCAGAAACtgcatttaaaatttaattttgtctatttttctctgggaACCTGGTGTTTTTCTTCTTAATTAGCATAGTAAATGATGCAATAGTAGACAATGCAATTAATCTGTCTTCAGCAATATAATACATCTATTCTGTGCCAAACTTGTACTGGGAGCTTGCAAGATGGGTGTCTGTAGACATACATCAggaaccccatcagctggggccctattcagggagtcctgagattcccaaacagacatgatgggcctagacctcaaataaacccctctctccatttttatcggtcatttctatcaggaacaacacgacagacccctttgtgggcccccatacgacctttccctcaacttggatcaacaaaggtagagaatgttccatcctccaaagggaggctggacagcatactctatgctacacctaaggaagatgggtcctgatattggggcagctcggaacgttcctacttatgtccatagaatgtgaactcagatctacagagatgcagaggtcacataggctcctaagctgaatatgggccccagatcacatcaaatcgatggggtttacagtcaatggcaCAGGCACCGCCATGCCagctgcttgacacggtaccagcttcgcaggaagttcagcacagttggactctccaggccaaactgaaaccatctctcCTTTTGCCAgaattaagctctgtgtggtcttaataatatttacctatggccaggctcagagcctgaccaaatgacaaaaataatgacaaaacctgcactgcactctgtaagattgaacataatggaacaagcaatatcagtactgcagaatttttcaggaggtcccaacaggaaaaaaatgttttcccctttatctacaccacttcctttagtattccccctaaaatatagaaaaagattggtggttcccacagtggaggggccaacttacataaataattaatggaaagttatggtacctgcctagatacaatgggccttttaatctaccatccaccactatgctcccacctccTTTTGCAGGAATAATatacaagaacctaggtcacatagtgagcatacacagaagatggattctagctagagagtttaacttggaacaaaataaaacaaggctCCTTGATCAAATaatggaacagattttgtgaaaaatgggctactcaatttgtttaaggcccctagaaacataacaagcttgaactttctataaaccattgtcttctgatgcTTAGAGctaagagaatggcataaaaggtagaatattaatcttaatcaataggacatttgcctagcacacaggtacaggaaaaacaaaagacatagaaacggtgatgtgatctctagggcagaaagtgcccctggaatgtaaatgttccacaaagcaggaggtgttccctacctgtgctgttcttacttggtgatttttgtttcaataatcaaagccttggtgatttttgttttaataatcaataccttggtgatttttgtttaaaTGAtgtaagccttatgagactataaaaataaagttctgcttaagtaaaacagagatgtctgcttgagcttgatttagcatcaactcactcgtctctcatcCTTCATTCTTCGCCCTCCTTCAGGctgaccctaataacctgctggggctggccccccagcaagtcaacaatatttataccttttccgtatttgggagctactcttttccctgatccagctttctggtccttctgctagccatgacatcacctccccagacaataacttgcatccacctgcatatcagatttcaggctcaggggaaaaaaaaaaaaaaaaaaactctagtatagacacaggccctttggaataaaactaaaatatgcctactagctatctaggagggcccccaactcttcatctgcactattcaagcctttaggtccatgattggtcaacaatttgtttggctttgtatgttaactctcttttcagccaccaggttccagatgctagcatgatgccaaccagacttccctggacagacaaccccaccaatgtgtcctggagctccgcttccccagagcccttccccactagggaaagagagagacaccctgagagtatggattgacctgtcaacgcccatgttcagtggggaagcaactacagaagccagaccttcaaccttctgcatcccacaatgaccttgggtccatgctcccagaggattaaagaataggaaagctatcaggggatgggatgagatacagagctctggtggtgggaattgtgttaagttatagccctcttatcctatggtttagtcaatgtttccttttttttaaaggaatttatttatttacttattcatgagagagataggacagaaagaaccagacattactctggtacatgtgctgctggggacaaactcaggacctcatggttgagaatccaatgctttatccactgtgccatctcccagaccaacattgttttctttttataaataaaacattaaataaaaatatctcaaaaaaaaaaaaagaaaagaaaaagaaatatatcagaAGGAGTCTGGCTGCAGGTCACCGGGTTGAGCGACAGGTTCCCAGGAGCCAGGACCCTGGTTccacctcagctccccacctgcgggggggagggggggaggtgtAAGTCAAGCCTCAAGCGtgagtgagtggtgaatcaggtttgcaggcatctttctccatctaccctcttttttttttttttcctccagggttattgctgggctcggtgcctgcaccatgaatccaccgctcctggaggccatttttcccccttttgttgcccttgttgttgtagcctcgttgtggttattattattgccattgttgatgttgttcgttgttggacaggacagagagaaatggagagaggaggggaagacagagagggggagagaaagatagacacctgcagacctgcttcaccgcctgtgaagcgactcccctgcaggtggggagccgggggctccaaccaggatccttagccggtgcttgcgctttgcgccacatgcacttaacccactgcgccaccgcccgaccccccatctaCCCTCTTTATGTCTCAATTTTTTCTgaaatttttctcaatttttcaaatagaaaaagaaattaactgGAGATGTGGAAGAAATGGGGGGGCTAAGACAACTAATGGAGTTAAAGAGAAGACAAaggccggttcgagccccggctccccacctgcagagggggtcacttcacaggtagtgaagcaggcctgcaggtgtctatcactctcgcccccctgtcttcccctcctccctcgatttctctctgtcctatcaaacaacagcaataacaataataatagtaacaataacaataaacaaccagggcaacaaaaggggttaaaatagcctccaggagcagtggattcgtagtgcaggcacagagccccagtaataaccctggagagaaaaaaaaattagacactcTTAGCTCCTACCCCCAAAACATTGacgagagagggggggagagaaagaagagaaatggatGGTGCTTAAGCTGTCTTTtacccaaattaaaaaataaataaataagagacgaGAGCACTACACCCTTTTGAGTATGAGGGGGTGAAGGATGTGTACAAAGACAGCTGTATCAAAGGCTTTTTCAGCAAGTGAAAGCTGGGTAAGATAAGTGCCTGAAGTTCCCGTTATAAGCAGGGATGTTTTGTGTCATCAACTGATTAAGGCAAGTCCCTTGTGAGACTGCAAGTTCCAGGGTCCAGTGgtaacgcacctggttgagcgcacagcttataatgagcaaggaccagtgttcgagcccccggcccccacctgcagggagaaagccttgcgagtggtgaagcagggctgcaggtgtctctgtctctctccctgtcacccacttccctctcgatttctggctgtctctgtaagTTTAAAGAGAGTGCAAGTTCCAGATACAAGGACAGCACCTGCTTTTATCCCCCGTTGTCCCAGAGCCTAACACGCAGCCTCGTGTCTCACAAATGCTGAAGGGCTTATAAGTAAAGGGTCTGCCCCCGCAGTGTGCGCTCAACTCCAGACGAACAGCCCAGAAAGTCAAAGCCGGGTTTTGACCAGCGGCGAGAACTCCCTCCCTGCCCGCACGCCACGATCCTCGACATCGCCAAGAATACTCCGAAATTAAGTATTTGCACAGCGCACAGTCAAAATTCTGACTTTCAGAGGAATCGCCCGAGAAAAGTAGATTCACGGACCACACCAAAACCAGCATTTGGTTTGAGTGGCTGGAGACAGCACGTGGGCGCGCGGCTCGGTGGTCCGGCCGGGAGGTCTCCTAAGCGTGGAGGTAGAACACCCTCTACTGGCCTCCGAAATCTGGTCGCGGGCTCGCGTCACGATCCCGCTCCCAACCACGCTTACAAAGATCGCGAGAACAGACTTCTCCCAGAATGGCTCAGGGGAACGAAATTTCCTTTTCCGGCTGTTTTCTACACGGACGGGTAAACTCAGCGGAATGGATGACCCCGCGCCGAACGGAAGTCCGGTTCCACGCTTTTCGGAGAGCGTTCTGGAGGCCGGAAGGAGTTTCCACCGGCGGCCACAGGCCGGCTGGCAGAGCGTCCGCTCGAACGCGTGGTTGGCGGGCGCGTGGCAGCTTATAGACGCGTGTCGCCGGAGCTCTTGGCTTGAGCGCCGGGGTCTGAAGTGACGGGGAGGCCGGCGCCAGTGAACGATGGTGGGGCGATCCCGGCGTCGCGGAGCGGCCAAATGGGCTGCTGTGCGAGCCAAGGCCGCACACGGCGCCGCGGACGTGAACGACAACGATATGGACCCGCCGCCGTCGCCGGGAGACCCCAGCTACTTCCAGGACCAGGTCGACCATTTCCACGAGGCCCGAGCCCGGGCCGCCCTGGCCAAGGGCTGGGACGCGACGGAGAGCGGGGACGAGGACGAGGACGACGAGGAGGAGGTGATGGCGCTCGATGTTGAGGACGAGGAAGATGGAGACAGTGAGCgggacgacgacgacgacgacgatgatgatgatggcggTGGGAGCTCCGAGCACAGTGAGGCGGAGGCCTCGGCGGACCCCAGTTTATCGTGGGGTCAGAGGAAGAAGCTTTACTACGACACGGACTACGGCGGCTCCAAGGCGCGGGGCCGGCGGagccagcaggaggaggaggaggaggagcgggaggaggaggaggaggcgcagCTGATTCAGCGCCGCCTGGCCCAGGCCCTGCAGGAGGACGACTTCGGGGTCACCTGGGTGGAGGCCTTTGCGAAGCCAGTGTCGCGGCCGGAGGAGGCCGAGACGCGGGTCGCCAAGGACCTGGCGAAAGTTTCCGTGAAAGAGAAGCTGAAGATGCTGCGCAAGGAGTCGCCGGAGCTGCTGGAGCTGCTGGACGACCTGAAAGCCAAGTTGACGGAGGTGAGCGACGAGCTGGAGCCCCTGCTGCAGATGGCGGAGCAGGGGGTCATCGCGCCCGGCCGCGGGAGTCAGTACCTGAGGACCAAGTACCACCTCTACCTCAACTACTGCGCCAACATCAGTTTCTACCTGGTCCTGAAAGCCCGGAGAATCCCCGCCAGCGGACACCCCGTCATCGAAAGGCTGGTGACCTACCGGAACCTCATCAACCAGCTGGCGCCCGTGGACCAGCAGCTGACCCCGGAGATCCGCTGTCTCCTGGCACTGAGGGATGGGACTGACCCCAAAGCAAAACTGACCAGAGCCAAACCCAGACGGGCAACAGGCAGCGCAGCTGTCACCCAGGTCGGCGACGGCTCCGACCTGGAGGAAGAAGCCGCGTTGAGTTACTACCAAGAGATGGAAGACAAGCAGAagttaaagagaaagaaggaggaaagggatGCCGAAGAAGCGGCTCTCGAAGATCCAAATGCCAAGAGAGCCATTACCTACCAGATAGCTAAAAACCGGGGACTCACGCCTAGGAGGAAGAAGATCGATCGCAACCCCAGAGTGAAACACCGGGAGAAGTTCCGAAGGGCCAGGATTCGCCGGAGGGGCCAGGTTCGCGAAGTGCGCAGAGAAGAACAGCGATACAGCGGGGAACTTTCCGGCATCCGTGCGGGAGTTAAAAAGAGCATTAAACTTAAATAAAGGGCCTGCTGACCTTGTGGTTATTGGTACTGATTCTGGGTCAatacccttgttgtttgtttgtttactagtgAATTGATTGTATTAGAATATGACTTTagcattgttaattttttttttctgtcaactgAAGTTTATTGGCTATTGTTCGATTTATTTGCCCTTGGATTTATACTGAGGGTGACATCAACAACTGTGGGAGCAATATGAAAGTGTTTAGGAAAAGATAgtgatttaaaaaagtttaattttCTGTCAAGCCTAGAAAAACCTTCATACCTATTTGTGGtgaacaattatttttttaataaagtgaaaAGAATGCACTTTGGAAAAAAACCAATGAAATAGTTTGGCCATATTTCATTTACATAATTAGAAGTCTTGGGTTGGGTGCTTAATAAGTGAATTTAATAGTAAGCATTTTGTATATTCTACATGGTAAAAGCTTAGAAATGAAGAGGAACTTTGGTTAAAATATATGCCTTAATTCTATTGTGAATATTTTCTACAGGTCCTTAATGTagcaaataagataaaaattcCATTTCTGTTTACTGAAAATTTAATCTGGTTACTTCTAGGTAAGTGGCTATATCAAGTGGTAGCAaacttacattttttattatctttatttattggatagagacagccagaaatcaagggggggagGGTGTAATAGAGAGGcagcctcaccatttgtgaagctgcaggagagaactgggagcttgaacccaagtccctgtgcATCGTAATATGCACTTGGCCCCAtccagattactttttttttacagctaCTCTGGTCTTTACAGCAGAGGGAAGATGTTGAGATGAtgaacttaaaaattatttaaaatgccAGAGAAGGAAATGGGAAGAATGTTAAGGAAACTACAAAAGTCTTAACTCTTTAAGTCTTTTGATTTCTTACAAAGAAGAGTAAGTTGAAAATGCAACTAACATTACTAAGGTACTTTTTTATACTTTGTCACAAAAACCTTTATGTGGCAAATTCTAGTTGTATTTTAAAGATGATGAAACTGGCAAAAGTTACTTTTTCAAGGTCATAAACTTAAGTAGCAGAGTCAGGATTTCAGCCCAGTCTCTGGCATGAAGGCCTAGCCAatacttccttttctgtgtacaggtgttttttgttgttttttgttgttgttttgccaccagggctattgctatggctcagtgctggcactaggaatccatggctcctagcagtcattttttcatttatttttttcttcctatttacttgacaggacagagaaaaattgacaggaaaggggagatagggagagagagagaccagcagaccagctcctccactcacaaaacttccctCCATGTGTGGgaaatgggcttgaacccagatccttgtacatgataatttctgcacttaacagggtgcaccaccaccagctcccCAAAGTACAAGTTTGCAAATGAATTGACTTGGTTAAATTTTAATTACTTGATAACTGACCCATTTTCCAAACTTACCTGGTAGTAGTATTTCTACCCTGGAGAAGTGATAAAACTGTGATTAAGAGCTGTGAGATGGGGGTTGGATGGTAGGCAGCAGgtcaagcacaaggatcagtgtaaggattccagttctagcccctggttccccacctacaggggagtctcttcgcaagcgatgaagcaggttggcaggtgtctatcttttccccctctctggttttccctcctctctcaatttctttctgtcctatccagcaacaacaacaatgacaacaaccgcaaaatggagaaaatggcctctaggagcagtggattcatagttctaaaGAGGCAAGGCTGAGTAGGCTGTTGAGTGGGGGTTGGCCAGCAGAA
Above is a window of Erinaceus europaeus chromosome 3, mEriEur2.1, whole genome shotgun sequence DNA encoding:
- the UTP3 gene encoding something about silencing protein 10 translates to MVGRSRRRGAAKWAAVRAKAAHGAADVNDNDMDPPPSPGDPSYFQDQVDHFHEARARAALAKGWDATESGDEDEDDEEEVMALDVEDEEDGDSERDDDDDDDDDDGGGSSEHSEAEASADPSLSWGQRKKLYYDTDYGGSKARGRRSQQEEEEEEREEEEEAQLIQRRLAQALQEDDFGVTWVEAFAKPVSRPEEAETRVAKDLAKVSVKEKLKMLRKESPELLELLDDLKAKLTEVSDELEPLLQMAEQGVIAPGRGSQYLRTKYHLYLNYCANISFYLVLKARRIPASGHPVIERLVTYRNLINQLAPVDQQLTPEIRCLLALRDGTDPKAKLTRAKPRRATGSAAVTQVGDGSDLEEEAALSYYQEMEDKQKLKRKKEERDAEEAALEDPNAKRAITYQIAKNRGLTPRRKKIDRNPRVKHREKFRRARIRRRGQVREVRREEQRYSGELSGIRAGVKKSIKLK